The genome window GCTCAACTCCAGCGTAATATGCGCTGTCCTATGTTTGATCATAGTTGCCCTGCCCATTGAAGCAGCCCTGAACCTCTTTAGCATCGGCCCCTTGTCTGCCTTTATTAAAGAAATATAAAGATCTGCTGGCAATAGATGCGCCTTTTTATCCGCGCTATCAATAGCTGAGTTCAAGAGCCTCTTTATGTAAATAGTGGGTCTCTTCTCAATCACATCCAAAAGCAATGACGCCTTTACAACGCCCATACCTTTTATAAGATTTGTGACATTGCTCGCTTTTCTTGGCGAAACCCTTAAATATCGCGCTATGACTCTAGTTACCATGATCCTACCTTTAAGTCTTTGCCTGTGACTGTTCTGTGTGAGCGCTGTGCTTTTTAAATATCCTTGTTGGCGAAAACTCCCCGAGCTTATGACCAACCATATTCTCTGTTATGAAAACAGGTATAAACTTTCTGCCATTGTAGATAGAAATAGTCATCCCCACAAATTCAGGAGCTATTGTGGACCTGCGAGACCATGTCTTTAGAGGCGACCTGTCTCTCGTATCCTTCATTTTCTGAAGGCGTTTCAACAACTTCTCGTCTATAAAAGGACCTTTTTTTAGTGATCTTCCCATTTTAACCTCACCCTGTGGCTATCTTGCTCTTTCTTCGTTTAACGATATATTTATCTGACAGCTTTGTCTTTCTTGTCTGCAAGCCTTTTGACTTCTGTCCCCATGGTGATGTCGGATGTCTTCCACCAGAAGATTTACCTTCTCCACCGCCCATAGGATGATCAACAGGGTTCATGACAACGCCCCTTACGCTGGGTTTACGTCCAAGCCATCGCGACCTGCCTGCCTTACCAATAGAAATTGCATCGTGTTCAATATTGCCGATCTGACCTATAGTCGTCATGCAATCCAAATGGATCAGCCTTACCTCACCTGAAGGAAGCTTTACATGCGCGTATGGCTCTTCCTTTGCCAATATCTGAGCATAGCCTCCTGCGCTTCTAACGATCTTTGCGCCCCTACCCTTTGTCAATTCAAGATTATGCATAGGTGTACCTGGCGGTACATTCCTTAAAGGCATTGAGTTCCCAGGTTTTATCTCGATCTCATTCTTGCTGGATATCACTGCATCGCCCACAGACAAGCCAGCAGGCCATATTATATATCTTCTTTCTTTATCATCGTATTCCACCAGGGCGATCCTTGACGAGCGATTCGGATCATACTCGATAGATATTACCTTTGCAGGCATGTCTACTTTATCCCTTTTGAAATCTATAATTCGATATCTTTGTTTGTGGCCGCCGCCTATCCATCTGGATGTAATACGTCCATGCGAATTGCGGCCTCCTGTTCTTTTCTTAGGCTCTGTAAGAGACTTCTCAGGCTTGTCAGTCGTGATCTCCTTGAAATCAGAAAGAGCTGTCCATCTTAGTGAGGGCGTTGTTGGCTTATATTGTTTAATTCCCATATCTGCCTTTAAGTAGTTGCCATCTCGATACGATCGCCTGTTTTAAGCGTCACAATGGCCTTTTTCCAATCCGGGGTTTTACCGACCTGGTACCTGAGCCTCTTCCATTTACCCCGCATCTTTACAGTATTCACTTTTAACACCTTTACATTGTAGACAAATTCCACTGCCTGTTTTATCTCTATCTTGTTTGCGCAAGGCGCAACGCGAAAGAGATACTTATTCCCTTCAAGCATCTGGCTGCCTTTTTCCGTACGCAATATATTTTTTAAGATATCGTATGGTGTCTTCATTTCTTTAGTCTCTTTACTATGCTATCGTGCGTTTCCTTTGAAAATAAGACCTTTGTGTTGGAAAGTATATCATGCGTATTAAAATCATCACACAGCCTCAATGTCAGCTTCTTTATATTTCTGCATGAGCGTATCAGATTCTCGCATCTCTTTGAATACACAAAAAGGTTTTTCTTATCGGAGATCTTTAATGCCGCCAATATCTTTGCTATGTCTTTTGTCTTGGGCTGTTTTAATTCAAGCTCTTTTTCCAGAACCACTATCTCTTTGTCTTTTGTCTTTGCGCTCAGACTTGAGATGATAGCCAGCCTCTTCATCCTCTTTGGTATGCTGTAACTAAAGTCTCTTGGTACTGGTCCGAAAACAACGCCTCCACCTCTCCACAGAGGAGATCTTATGGAGCCGACCCTTGCCCTGCCAGTGCCTTTTTGCCTCCATGGCTTTTTTCCGCCGCCTCTGACATTCGCCCGAGTCTTTGTCGAAGCTGTGCCCTGCCTTTTATTGGCCTGGTACATGCGGATGCTCTGATGCAAAAGACCTTTACGTACCTCGGCGTTAAATATCTCTGGATTCAGCTTAAATTTATCCAGCTTCTTGCCAGAAAGACTATACACGTCTACGACTGGTATGTCGGTTTTATTTTCAGCCTTTTTTCTTGTCTTTTTCTTTGCCTGTACCATCTTTTCCCTTGTCGCTTGTCACTTGTTGCTTGT of Candidatus Gorgyraea atricola contains these proteins:
- the rplV gene encoding 50S ribosomal protein L22, with translation MVTRVIARYLRVSPRKASNVTNLIKGMGVVKASLLLDVIEKRPTIYIKRLLNSAIDSADKKAHLLPADLYISLIKADKGPMLKRFRAASMGRATMIKHRTAHITLELSKIVRPEAKTEKAAAKKGTSDKGQVTRKAKAPVKKQKATTSKRR
- the rpsS gene encoding 30S ribosomal protein S19, which encodes MGRSLKKGPFIDEKLLKRLQKMKDTRDRSPLKTWSRRSTIAPEFVGMTISIYNGRKFIPVFITENMVGHKLGEFSPTRIFKKHSAHTEQSQAKT
- the rplB gene encoding 50S ribosomal protein L2 — translated: MGIKQYKPTTPSLRWTALSDFKEITTDKPEKSLTEPKKRTGGRNSHGRITSRWIGGGHKQRYRIIDFKRDKVDMPAKVISIEYDPNRSSRIALVEYDDKERRYIIWPAGLSVGDAVISSKNEIEIKPGNSMPLRNVPPGTPMHNLELTKGRGAKIVRSAGGYAQILAKEEPYAHVKLPSGEVRLIHLDCMTTIGQIGNIEHDAISIGKAGRSRWLGRKPSVRGVVMNPVDHPMGGGEGKSSGGRHPTSPWGQKSKGLQTRKTKLSDKYIVKRRKSKIATG
- the rplW gene encoding 50S ribosomal protein L23, with translation MKTPYDILKNILRTEKGSQMLEGNKYLFRVAPCANKIEIKQAVEFVYNVKVLKVNTVKMRGKWKRLRYQVGKTPDWKKAIVTLKTGDRIEMATT
- the rplD gene encoding 50S ribosomal protein L4 → MVQAKKKTRKKAENKTDIPVVDVYSLSGKKLDKFKLNPEIFNAEVRKGLLHQSIRMYQANKRQGTASTKTRANVRGGGKKPWRQKGTGRARVGSIRSPLWRGGGVVFGPVPRDFSYSIPKRMKRLAIISSLSAKTKDKEIVVLEKELELKQPKTKDIAKILAALKISDKKNLFVYSKRCENLIRSCRNIKKLTLRLCDDFNTHDILSNTKVLFSKETHDSIVKRLKK